The Sphingobacterium bambusae genome includes a window with the following:
- a CDS encoding SusC/RagA family TonB-linked outer membrane protein, producing the protein MKKNSICYYLYALLLVLWLPYVQGQEQAKPIINAVLSGTVIDATTKLPLTGASLSLQAVTHTVTTDKFGRFQFVTGQKLPFTVTISFVGYETRTITVEQSPAVLELQASENTLEETVVVGYTTAKKSSYTGSVATVGAKELDRLQITTIGKALQGSVPGLQSIAASGQPGADADIFIRGVGSVNASTAPLYVVDGIPGANPNNLNPKDILSISVLKDATASALYGSRGANGVIVVSTKSGDLNAKTAINFSANYGFTGRAVADYDYLSPQDYYELQWEAIRNTQLDQGKAADVAAQYATDYLVDGALKVNIYGPAYPKPVGLDGKLLAGATPLWNDDWGKAIARTGVRQQYDLSASGGSANTRYYFSGGYLNEQGWIRTSEFERYNFRTNVQSTVNSWFEIGANVSLSSGAQRSPNQSDSNTGNYANFQRLISNIYPVYERNPDGSYVLDEDGGRKWDYGLWRPTTAASGSNILGSAEHAISGTKNDAVLLGTNFKISFLKNLYLRSTANVDYRASSSHSYSHSYYSTGVIAEGAGSASRSASRALNYTVNSFLNYELNLLDKHNFSVLLGPEVYVENRSSLSGSRTGFQVLGKTEPSAGTLSGVFNGTSEDYRLSSWLSQLNYNFLGRYHFSSSYRRDGSSRFSKQSRWGDFWSVGAAWNVKKEAFLTNVSAVNNLNLRASYGAQGNDKVGNFAYGGFYSIYNSLDMLGLLPSDLPTPNLKWETNLNLNVGADVALFNNRLIAQIDFFDRRSKDLLFLKPLSPSTGYSGINANIGSLSNRGIDGQITGVAIRNKDFRWTVTANFGHYKNRITKLPQEEILTGSIGQYGNTKKMVEGGSIYDFYIKEWAGVDQETGKATWYKDELDAEGRVTGRTTTANQTEATPYFQGSSLPDLYGGLSNTFNYKGLELSFLFSYNLGGKIFDGDQPMVMHVGSAPGRAWSTEALNRWTPENTDTDFPRLSYVSDPWNTIPSTRFLYDATYARLKNINLSYALPRELVNRWSLADVRLRFVGENLLTLYAHKGLDPEQTVDGTTYYRYPAQRAYSFVLNVSF; encoded by the coding sequence ATGAAAAAAAATAGCATATGCTACTATCTTTATGCGCTGCTGTTGGTTTTATGGCTCCCGTATGTGCAGGGGCAGGAGCAAGCAAAGCCTATTATCAACGCGGTGCTGAGCGGCACGGTGATCGATGCAACGACTAAACTGCCTTTGACCGGCGCATCGCTTAGCTTGCAAGCCGTTACGCATACTGTGACGACGGATAAATTTGGTCGTTTTCAATTTGTTACCGGACAGAAGCTGCCATTTACCGTCACTATTTCCTTTGTAGGTTACGAAACCAGAACGATCACCGTGGAGCAGTCGCCTGCGGTACTTGAGCTACAGGCCTCCGAAAATACCTTGGAAGAAACGGTAGTCGTAGGATACACAACGGCGAAAAAGTCTAGCTATACCGGTTCTGTGGCGACCGTTGGCGCCAAGGAGCTGGATAGATTGCAGATCACAACCATTGGTAAGGCTCTACAGGGGAGCGTGCCCGGGCTGCAGTCTATCGCCGCGTCGGGACAGCCGGGAGCAGATGCAGATATTTTTATCCGTGGTGTAGGCTCGGTAAATGCGTCTACGGCGCCGCTCTATGTTGTCGACGGTATCCCGGGAGCCAATCCAAATAATCTAAATCCAAAAGATATCCTTTCCATCTCGGTCTTGAAGGATGCCACGGCTAGTGCACTATATGGTTCGCGAGGTGCGAATGGCGTTATTGTGGTCAGCACAAAATCTGGGGATCTTAATGCAAAAACCGCAATTAACTTTTCTGCAAATTATGGATTCACCGGTAGAGCAGTGGCCGATTACGACTACCTATCGCCGCAGGATTACTACGAGTTGCAATGGGAGGCGATACGCAATACGCAATTGGATCAAGGCAAGGCCGCTGATGTGGCCGCTCAATATGCGACAGACTACCTAGTAGATGGCGCACTGAAGGTTAATATTTATGGGCCGGCGTATCCTAAACCCGTTGGGCTTGACGGCAAGCTGCTGGCGGGAGCCACGCCACTGTGGAACGACGATTGGGGAAAAGCGATAGCACGCACAGGCGTCCGCCAGCAGTATGACCTGAGCGCAAGCGGTGGAAGTGCAAACACACGCTACTATTTTTCAGGCGGCTACCTCAACGAGCAGGGCTGGATACGCACATCGGAATTTGAACGCTATAACTTCCGTACAAATGTGCAATCAACCGTAAACAGTTGGTTTGAGATCGGCGCCAATGTCTCCCTCTCGTCCGGCGCACAACGTTCGCCCAACCAAAGTGATAGCAACACCGGTAATTATGCTAATTTTCAGCGGCTCATCTCGAATATATATCCGGTTTACGAACGGAACCCCGATGGCAGTTATGTGCTGGATGAAGATGGGGGGCGGAAATGGGATTACGGCTTATGGCGACCTACCACGGCAGCAAGTGGATCCAACATCTTGGGAAGTGCAGAGCATGCTATTTCGGGAACAAAAAACGACGCGGTCTTGCTGGGAACAAATTTCAAAATCTCTTTTCTTAAGAACCTCTACCTGCGCAGTACGGCAAATGTGGATTATAGAGCATCGAGTTCGCACAGTTATTCGCATTCCTACTACAGCACAGGTGTGATTGCGGAAGGGGCGGGATCGGCAAGCAGAAGCGCGAGTCGTGCACTGAACTACACCGTGAACAGTTTCTTGAACTACGAGCTTAATCTGCTTGATAAGCATAACTTCTCGGTGTTGCTGGGGCCGGAAGTTTATGTGGAAAACCGATCGTCTCTATCGGGCAGCCGTACTGGCTTTCAAGTGCTTGGCAAAACGGAGCCTTCGGCAGGCACCTTGAGCGGTGTGTTTAATGGTACCTCGGAAGATTATCGCCTTTCCAGCTGGCTGTCTCAGTTAAACTATAATTTTTTGGGTCGTTACCATTTCTCGAGTAGTTATCGTCGGGATGGATCGTCTCGCTTCAGCAAGCAATCGCGCTGGGGCGACTTTTGGTCTGTTGGTGCTGCCTGGAATGTCAAAAAGGAGGCGTTCTTGACCAATGTTTCCGCTGTAAACAACCTGAATTTGCGTGCCAGCTATGGTGCACAGGGCAATGATAAGGTGGGCAATTTTGCCTACGGCGGTTTCTACTCCATTTATAACAGTTTGGATATGCTCGGGCTGTTGCCTTCTGATCTACCTACGCCGAATTTGAAGTGGGAAACAAACCTGAACCTGAATGTGGGTGCCGATGTGGCACTATTCAATAATAGGTTGATCGCGCAGATCGACTTCTTTGATCGACGGTCTAAAGATTTACTTTTTCTAAAACCTCTTTCTCCATCGACGGGATACAGCGGCATCAATGCCAATATCGGATCGTTGAGCAATCGAGGAATAGATGGGCAGATTACGGGTGTCGCTATACGCAACAAAGATTTCCGCTGGACGGTAACCGCAAACTTTGGACACTACAAGAATAGGATTACCAAGTTGCCGCAAGAAGAAATATTGACCGGCTCCATAGGTCAATACGGTAATACCAAGAAGATGGTTGAAGGAGGCTCTATCTATGATTTCTACATCAAGGAGTGGGCCGGTGTAGATCAGGAGACCGGTAAGGCCACTTGGTATAAGGATGAACTGGATGCGGAAGGTCGCGTGACGGGACGAACTACCACGGCAAACCAAACCGAAGCGACGCCTTATTTCCAAGGGAGTTCGCTGCCCGACCTGTATGGCGGCTTAAGCAATACATTCAACTATAAAGGCCTTGAGCTATCTTTTCTGTTCTCCTATAACCTAGGCGGCAAAATCTTCGATGGGGATCAACCTATGGTGATGCATGTAGGTTCAGCACCGGGGCGTGCTTGGTCAACGGAGGCGCTGAACCGCTGGACACCGGAAAATACGGATACCGACTTTCCGCGCCTGTCTTACGTGTCGGATCCTTGGAACACGATTCCATCCACGCGGTTTCTGTATGATGCTACCTACGCCCGGCTCAAAAATATCAACTTAAGCTATGCTCTTCCGCGAGAGCTGGTAAACCGTTGGTCGCTGGCCGATGTACGCCTACGCTTCGTTGGCGAAAATTTGCTGACCTTATATGCGCACAAGGGTCTAGATCCCGAGCAAACGGTTGATGGTACCACCTATTACCGCTATCCGGCGCAAAGAGCTTACTCTTTTGTTTTGAATGTGTCCTTTTAA
- a CDS encoding RagB/SusD family nutrient uptake outer membrane protein, producing the protein MNLKFRSILAFLPLLCASCSDSFFDAAPATQITTPEVFNSEDNINAFVNGAIRYLLENSTSQDNPGLPTIFLTHEVMGEDAFARDGRYGFRDSYPFRDPFDNTTRRALFFWTLQYTSIDHANNIIANLPLDENSKETLKHLKGQAYALRGHNYLNLVRQYQFTYVKDPNAKAVPIYTEPTTPDTDPKPLSTVKEVYDLVISDLKEAERLLVGYQRSVKNRPDLHVVYGLLARTYLTMENWEQARDYAIKARAGYAIMSADQYKEGFNDVSNSEWIWGHPQTATQNKGGASYLAYIETTPYTTDARGTNLYFGYNSIMPDPNFIALFEAGDVRKSLFDIANQPAEAIYRSYRYRKFRNKHPNRDGHIVLMRSSEQLLIEAESKARLDNLTGAVEVLNELRQKRNLPLLGVSGFSKAALIDEILLERRKELWGEGFRLYDILRLQTAPQRRESSETFVDAAGNRVGILGHWITKFPDGSNFVPNSKYYLFPIPLNELNNNPNL; encoded by the coding sequence ATGAACTTGAAATTTCGATCTATATTGGCTTTCCTACCTTTGCTATGCGCATCGTGTAGTGATAGTTTTTTTGATGCGGCTCCGGCCACGCAAATTACCACTCCTGAGGTCTTCAATTCTGAAGATAATATCAATGCTTTTGTAAATGGCGCTATCCGCTACCTGTTAGAAAACAGTACTTCACAGGACAATCCGGGGCTGCCCACCATTTTCCTTACTCACGAGGTGATGGGCGAAGACGCCTTTGCGCGCGACGGACGTTATGGCTTTCGCGATTCGTATCCTTTTCGTGACCCTTTCGACAATACTACACGCAGGGCGCTGTTTTTTTGGACCTTGCAGTACACATCGATAGACCATGCCAACAACATCATTGCCAACCTACCCCTTGACGAAAATAGTAAGGAAACGCTGAAGCATCTTAAGGGACAGGCCTATGCGCTTCGAGGACACAATTACCTGAACTTGGTGCGTCAATATCAATTTACTTATGTAAAAGACCCCAATGCGAAGGCGGTGCCCATTTATACGGAGCCGACCACGCCTGATACCGATCCCAAGCCATTGTCTACTGTAAAGGAGGTGTATGATTTGGTGATTAGTGATTTAAAGGAAGCGGAGCGGCTATTAGTGGGCTATCAGCGTAGCGTGAAAAATCGACCTGATTTACATGTCGTCTACGGTCTGCTCGCACGTACCTACTTGACGATGGAGAACTGGGAGCAAGCAAGGGATTATGCGATAAAAGCACGAGCGGGATACGCCATCATGTCTGCCGATCAGTATAAAGAAGGCTTTAACGATGTGAGCAACAGCGAATGGATTTGGGGCCATCCGCAAACGGCTACACAAAATAAGGGCGGAGCATCCTATCTCGCCTACATTGAAACAACACCCTACACGACGGATGCACGTGGTACGAACTTATATTTCGGTTACAACAGTATTATGCCGGATCCAAATTTCATCGCTCTATTTGAAGCGGGCGATGTGCGAAAGTCGCTATTCGATATCGCTAATCAACCTGCAGAGGCGATTTACCGTTCCTACCGGTACAGGAAATTCCGCAACAAACATCCGAATCGCGATGGGCATATTGTACTGATGCGTTCGTCCGAGCAATTGCTGATCGAAGCGGAGAGTAAGGCGCGTTTGGATAACTTGACAGGAGCAGTGGAAGTACTGAACGAATTACGGCAAAAACGTAATTTGCCACTACTTGGCGTGTCTGGCTTTTCAAAGGCTGCATTGATCGATGAGATTCTTTTGGAACGTAGGAAAGAATTATGGGGAGAAGGATTTCGGCTCTATGATATCTTGAGGCTGCAAACCGCGCCGCAGCGTCGTGAAAGTAGCGAGACATTTGTTGATGCGGCAGGCAACAGGGTGGGCATTCTAGGACATTGGATCACCAAATTTCCTGACGGAAGCAATTTCGTACCCAACAGTAAATATTACCTGTTTCCTATTCCGCTGAATGAACTAAATAACAACCCCAACTTATAG
- a CDS encoding sensor histidine kinase, which yields MSYIGNPLFQALFQGDIPRLIVGENTTDCIVVDYNSAYELLFQLDASIDYRGSDCWLLFGHDNRSESRESALTAALQQASNLGKSVCIKVGDAGFVMQNDRRLLQPEDELEILPVYSDGNIPAYFILSWIGSDTYLATKQLLNKEELAANMEQQHRLADSLAKEQALVEEMTALNDELSATVEELSATNEELLASQHSLNSKHEELLASEERFRLLIRQAPVGICVIRSSDLKIVEVNDGYLTLVGKKRENLAYKMVWDAIPEAASFYGPIMDEVIRSGMPFVATEHELLLIRFDQPETVWVDFVYEPVIADNGMVNAVLVLAIDVTEKVKSRKAIEEAGERTRLAVESAEIGTFEYNYDTDKVLTSARFDDIFDVARPDSRAQLLGNFHPDDVHLSAEAHAVAARDGKMMYEARILRRDQSVHWIRVHAKVFYHRDGTAHKLLGTVLDVTTHKQLQHQKDDFISIASHELKTPITSLKASLQFLMRIQDRKDVDLSGKLLQQANRSMERISKLIDDLLNVSTVNSELQLNKKRFVLNDLFTDICANMPALDRYNLLIEGDSNVSVYADEHRIEQVLVNLLNNALKYAPSSQEIGFKVEIQNQFVRVSLRDQGPGIPVEKQHNIFKRYVRADDSGIKVSGLGLGLYISADIIHRHQGEIGVESIPGEGATFWFTLPAL from the coding sequence ATGAGTTATATCGGCAATCCGTTGTTTCAAGCGCTATTTCAAGGAGATATCCCGCGTTTAATCGTAGGTGAAAATACGACAGATTGTATAGTAGTGGATTACAATAGCGCTTACGAATTGTTGTTTCAGCTGGATGCATCTATCGACTACCGCGGTAGCGATTGTTGGCTGCTGTTTGGGCATGACAATAGGAGTGAATCTAGGGAATCAGCACTTACGGCAGCGCTGCAACAAGCAAGTAATTTAGGGAAATCTGTATGTATCAAGGTAGGAGATGCTGGCTTTGTGATGCAGAACGATAGGCGGCTTTTGCAACCGGAGGACGAGTTGGAGATTTTGCCAGTTTATAGCGATGGGAATATCCCTGCTTATTTTATTCTTTCTTGGATAGGCTCGGATACGTATTTGGCTACCAAACAGCTTCTTAATAAGGAAGAGCTTGCTGCAAATATGGAACAGCAACATCGCTTAGCAGATAGTTTGGCGAAGGAACAGGCATTGGTGGAAGAAATGACGGCACTGAACGACGAGCTTAGCGCAACCGTAGAAGAGCTCTCGGCCACGAATGAGGAGCTGCTGGCGTCGCAGCATAGTTTGAACAGTAAGCACGAAGAGCTGTTGGCTAGCGAGGAGCGCTTCCGCCTGCTGATTAGGCAGGCACCGGTCGGGATTTGTGTCATTCGGTCTTCCGATCTGAAGATTGTTGAGGTCAACGATGGCTACTTGACGCTAGTGGGCAAGAAAAGAGAAAATCTAGCCTACAAAATGGTATGGGATGCCATTCCTGAGGCTGCATCCTTTTACGGGCCGATTATGGACGAAGTGATTCGCTCGGGAATGCCTTTTGTGGCGACTGAACACGAACTGCTGCTGATCCGTTTCGATCAGCCGGAGACGGTGTGGGTGGATTTTGTGTATGAGCCGGTGATTGCTGATAACGGAATGGTGAATGCCGTGTTGGTGCTAGCGATAGATGTGACGGAGAAAGTGAAGTCTAGGAAAGCCATTGAGGAGGCAGGAGAGCGCACTCGTTTGGCGGTAGAATCGGCAGAGATTGGCACTTTTGAATATAACTATGATACGGATAAAGTGCTCACTTCTGCACGGTTTGATGATATATTTGACGTTGCACGTCCGGATTCAAGAGCGCAGCTGCTAGGCAATTTTCATCCGGATGATGTACACCTGAGTGCAGAGGCACACGCCGTAGCAGCGCGGGATGGCAAGATGATGTATGAGGCAAGGATTTTGCGTCGTGACCAATCCGTGCATTGGATTCGTGTACATGCAAAGGTATTTTACCATCGTGACGGGACCGCGCACAAATTGCTTGGGACGGTACTTGATGTCACCACGCATAAACAATTGCAGCATCAGAAGGATGATTTTATCTCCATTGCGAGCCACGAGTTAAAGACGCCCATCACTTCGTTGAAGGCCTCCCTACAGTTTTTAATGCGTATACAGGATCGGAAGGATGTCGATCTTTCGGGAAAGCTGCTGCAACAGGCCAATCGTAGTATGGAGCGAATCAGCAAGCTGATTGATGATCTGCTTAATGTAAGCACCGTGAATAGTGAACTTCAGTTGAACAAGAAGCGATTTGTGTTGAACGATTTGTTTACGGATATCTGTGCAAATATGCCGGCCTTAGATCGTTACAACCTGTTGATCGAAGGGGATAGCAATGTATCGGTTTATGCAGATGAACACCGTATAGAGCAGGTTTTGGTTAACCTCTTGAATAATGCGTTGAAGTATGCTCCCAGTTCGCAGGAGATAGGCTTTAAAGTAGAAATTCAAAATCAATTTGTACGTGTCTCCTTGCGTGACCAAGGGCCAGGCATTCCTGTCGAGAAACAGCATAATATATTCAAGCGTTATGTGCGTGCCGATGATTCCGGGATAAAGGTATCGGGCCTTGGTTTAGGACTATACATCAGCGCAGATATCATTCATAGGCATCAGGGAGAAATAGGGGTGGAAAGTATACCTGGCGAGGGTGCTACATTTTGGTTTACTTTACCGGCTTTGTAG
- a CDS encoding DNA alkylation repair protein yields the protein MNHALIAVRQALTGLANEEGQKAVQRYHKDDIKTLGISVPKLRELSKSWIKTMKPLGKQSCFATCDELWRTGWIEEAFLASELVYAFRKEFEREDLARFYIWIAQHVSNWATCDNFCNNTVGSFLMKYPELLSTMQHWAVQDNRWLQRAAAVSLIVPARKGLFMDVGLAIADTLLLRDDDLVQKGYGWLLKVYSKVRLDAVYAFVKARQHAMPRTALRYAIEHFPTTLRQELMQK from the coding sequence ATGAACCATGCATTGATAGCGGTACGACAAGCATTGACAGGTTTGGCAAATGAAGAGGGGCAGAAGGCCGTGCAGCGATACCATAAAGACGATATAAAGACTTTGGGCATTAGTGTTCCTAAATTGCGGGAGTTATCCAAAAGTTGGATCAAAACTATGAAACCCTTGGGAAAGCAGTCTTGCTTTGCAACTTGCGACGAACTGTGGCGCACCGGCTGGATAGAGGAGGCCTTTTTGGCGTCGGAGCTGGTCTACGCTTTCCGGAAGGAATTTGAGAGAGAAGATTTAGCGCGTTTTTACATATGGATAGCGCAGCATGTGTCCAATTGGGCAACATGTGACAACTTTTGTAACAATACGGTGGGTAGTTTTTTAATGAAGTATCCCGAATTGCTTTCGACGATGCAGCATTGGGCTGTGCAGGATAACCGTTGGTTGCAGCGGGCGGCGGCGGTTTCGCTGATCGTGCCGGCACGCAAAGGATTGTTTATGGATGTTGGACTTGCTATCGCGGACACGCTATTGCTGCGGGATGATGATTTGGTGCAAAAGGGCTATGGCTGGTTGCTCAAAGTGTATAGTAAAGTGCGTCTGGATGCGGTATATGCTTTTGTGAAAGCACGTCAGCATGCGATGCCTCGCACAGCGCTTCGGTATGCAATAGAGCATTTTCCTACAACGTTGCGGCAGGAGCTGATGCAAAAATAG
- a CDS encoding DUF2200 domain-containing protein → MKNVERVYKMSFAGVYPLYIQKAERKGRSKEEVDQIIFWLTGYDAAALEKILEQKTDFEHFFKEAPLLNPNVSKITGVICGYRVEDIEEPLMQKVRYLDKLIDELAKGKAMEKILRA, encoded by the coding sequence ATGAAAAATGTAGAAAGGGTATATAAAATGTCATTCGCTGGCGTTTATCCGCTTTATATCCAAAAGGCGGAGAGAAAAGGGAGAAGTAAGGAAGAGGTCGATCAAATTATTTTTTGGCTTACGGGCTACGATGCGGCAGCCTTGGAAAAGATCTTGGAACAGAAAACGGATTTTGAGCATTTTTTTAAGGAAGCACCCTTGTTAAACCCCAACGTTTCTAAAATCACGGGCGTTATCTGCGGGTACCGGGTGGAAGATATTGAAGAGCCACTGATGCAAAAAGTGCGTTACCTTGACAAGCTTATTGATGAGTTGGCGAAAGGGAAAGCAATGGAAAAAATTCTCCGGGCATAA